A region from the Ctenopharyngodon idella isolate HZGC_01 chromosome 13, HZGC01, whole genome shotgun sequence genome encodes:
- the tmx1 gene encoding thioredoxin-related transmembrane protein 1, with translation MACTYTRRVREMTAFACVFSALIAACVMLQPASAKPGHLRVITDGNWEEILTGEWMIEFFAPWCPACQQLQPVWNEFAEWGEDLGVNIAKVDVTEQPGLSGRFIITALPTIYHCKDGVFRRYQGARSKEDFLSFIDEKKWQSIEPVSSWFGPSSFMMNAMSALFKLSMFIRHCHNYLTEQLGIPVWGSYGIFALATLVSGLALGLVLVFVADFVFPSRRFAPDYHHRKLPAGQVRLLQQSEDEQEADGEEEDDEDEYGEKTEEWRRVGGADALRRRGVGVPEEDT, from the exons ATGGCGTGCACATACACACGCAGAGTCAGGGAGATGACAGCTTTCGCGTGTGTATTTTCTGCTCTTATTGCAGCATGTGTGATGCTGCAGCCCGCATCGGCCAAGCCGGGTCATTTAAGAGTAATCACAGATGGAAACTGGGAGGAAATCCTGACAGGAGAATGGATGATCGAGTT CTTTGCTCCATGGTGTCCAGCCTGTCAGCAGCTCCAGCCCGTGTGGAATGAGTTTGCAGAATGGGGAGAAGATTTGGGAGTGAACATTGCCAAAGTGGATGTCACCGAGCAGCCAG GTTTGAGTGGGAGGTTTATCATCACAGCTCTCCCAACTATCTACCA cTGTAAAGATGGTGTGTTTCGAAGATATCAAGGAGCCCGATCTAAAGAAGACTTCCTGAGCTTCATTGATGAGAAGAAATGGCAGAGCATAGAGCCGGTCTCTTCCTGGTTCGGCCCCTCTTCCTTCAT GATGAACGCAATGTCAGCCCTCTTTAAGTTATCCATGTTCATCAGG CATTGCCATAATTACTTAACGGAGCAGCTGGGCATCCCGGTTTGGGGCTCATATGGGATATTTGCTCTGGCAACACTCGTCTCAGGATTGGCTCTTGGATTG GTGCTGGTTTTCGTCGCAGATTTTGTGTTCCCATCACGACGATTTGCACCAGATTATCACCACA GGAAACTGCCTGCGGGGCAAGTGCGTCTCCTGCAGCAATCTGAAGATGAGCAGGAAGCAGATGGtgaggaagaggatgatgaAGACGAGTACGGAGAAAAGACTGAAGAGTGGCGGCGAGTGGGCGGAGCCGATGCTCTCAGAAGAAGAGGTGTGGGTGTGCCGGAGGAGGACACCTAG